From the Opitutus sp. ER46 genome, one window contains:
- a CDS encoding ATP-binding protein produces the protein MEPLPVTPMPQDAAKAVQEKQLLLSRLLARLAHEIRNPLSSLDIHVQLLEEDVAHTPPEVRARSAARFRIIHTEIERLNNLVKQFLSLAGRTAVNRQPVQVAAVTDHVCALLRPEAAAHGIEIALELPEALPPIVADPDQLTQALVNLVLNAVQAVGREGRVLVAARVEVAANQMHIAVTDTGKGIDLENVEALFEPFYTTKEDGSGLGLWIVRQIAVAHGGMIRAENAATRGAVFTLTLPLRVNEENHG, from the coding sequence ATGGAACCGCTGCCAGTCACACCGATGCCGCAGGACGCGGCGAAGGCAGTGCAGGAGAAACAGCTCCTGCTCTCGCGGCTGCTGGCGCGGCTGGCGCACGAGATCAGGAATCCGCTGAGCTCCCTCGACATCCACGTGCAGCTCCTCGAGGAGGACGTTGCGCACACGCCGCCGGAAGTGCGGGCGCGTTCCGCGGCGCGCTTTCGCATCATCCACACGGAGATCGAGCGGCTGAACAACCTGGTGAAGCAGTTCCTCAGCCTGGCGGGCCGCACGGCGGTGAACCGGCAACCGGTGCAGGTGGCGGCGGTGACCGACCACGTGTGCGCGCTGCTGCGACCGGAGGCGGCGGCGCATGGCATCGAGATCGCGCTGGAGCTGCCGGAGGCGCTGCCGCCGATCGTGGCCGACCCGGACCAGCTGACGCAGGCGCTGGTGAACCTGGTGCTGAACGCGGTGCAGGCGGTCGGGCGCGAGGGGCGGGTGCTCGTGGCGGCGCGCGTCGAGGTGGCGGCGAACCAGATGCATATTGCGGTGACGGATACGGGGAAGGGCATCGACCTGGAGAACGTCGAGGCACTGTTCGAGCCGTTCTACACGACGAAGGAGGACGGCAGCGGCCTGGGCCTTTGGATCGTGCGGCAGATCGCCGTGGCGCACGGCGGGATGATTCGCGCGGAGAATGCGGCGACGCGCGGCGCGGTATTCACGCTGACGCTGCCGTTGCGGGTGAACGAGGAGAACCATGGATAA